A stretch of the Poseidonibacter antarcticus genome encodes the following:
- a CDS encoding 3'-5' exonuclease has protein sequence MKIDISESFINKNRISLIKKICGNKTGEELEKAVSNAFSDVVTTLDDRTYKLIDFISKLDNINKITDDNLPNYTLKNKKVHIIKTEKDLNEAVLKLLDSKILGFDTEQKPIFQKGVPPSKIAVIQISDDKNCYLFQVHLIRNIKPLLDILTSKDLIKVGIGLNGDTDALYKEFRIRLRCCIDFGSLFKTKMSFPNDIGAKRSVLLFLNQNLQKSKRVSRSNWENIKLSDTQVKYASEDASCVYDVFCTMLINYPFLSEILPSWFQEKYDNNHYKKLLEEF, from the coding sequence TTGAAAATAGATATATCAGAGTCCTTTATAAATAAAAATAGAATTAGCTTAATTAAAAAGATTTGTGGAAATAAAACTGGTGAAGAATTAGAAAAAGCAGTTTCAAATGCTTTTAGTGATGTGGTAACAACACTAGATGACAGAACATATAAATTAATAGATTTTATATCAAAACTTGATAATATAAATAAAATTACGGATGATAATTTACCTAATTATACATTAAAAAATAAAAAAGTTCATATTATTAAAACTGAAAAAGATTTAAATGAAGCTGTTTTAAAGTTACTAGATTCAAAAATTTTAGGCTTTGACACAGAACAAAAACCAATCTTCCAAAAAGGTGTTCCACCTAGTAAAATTGCAGTTATTCAAATATCTGATGATAAAAATTGTTATTTATTTCAAGTTCATCTAATAAGAAATATAAAACCATTATTAGATATATTAACAAGTAAAGATTTAATTAAAGTAGGAATCGGATTAAATGGTGATACAGATGCTTTATATAAAGAATTTAGAATTAGACTTAGATGCTGTATAGATTTTGGTTCTTTATTTAAAACAAAGATGTCTTTTCCTAATGATATTGGGGCTAAAAGAAGTGTACTTTTATTTTTGAATCAGAACTTACAAAAATCTAAAAGGGTATCAAGATCAAATTGGGAAAATATAAAATTATCAGACACACAAGTTAAATATGCTAGTGAAGATGCATCTTGTGTATATGATGTTTTTTGTACTATGCTAATAAACTATCCTTTTTTATCAGAAATTCTTCCTTCTTGGTTTCAAGAAAAATATGATAATAATCATTATAAAAAGTTATTAGAAGAATTTTAA
- the aat gene encoding leucyl/phenylalanyl-tRNA--protein transferase, translated as MRILDNKEKIYLLEENDFIFPSLEMMNNDLVAIGGDFHPQRLINAYKNGLFPWFIDEDNYIHWFSPNKRMVLYPEEFKVSKSLKKSIKNKGFIIKSNENFDEIIKNCANIKRKHEDDTWISQEFIQAYTKLFELGYVFSIECYLDDKLVGGLYGLLIDDIFCGESMFAKVSDASKVAFYYLCKQAKENGIKLIDCQVYNDHLASLGAKEISRKDFFNILKA; from the coding sequence ATGAGAATATTAGATAATAAAGAAAAAATATACCTTTTAGAGGAAAATGACTTTATTTTTCCAAGTTTAGAAATGATGAATAATGATTTAGTAGCAATTGGTGGTGATTTCCACCCACAAAGACTGATAAATGCATATAAAAATGGTTTATTTCCTTGGTTTATTGATGAAGATAATTATATACATTGGTTTAGCCCAAATAAAAGAATGGTTTTATATCCTGAAGAATTTAAAGTTTCTAAAAGCTTAAAAAAGAGTATTAAGAATAAAGGTTTTATTATAAAATCAAATGAAAATTTTGATGAGATAATAAAAAATTGTGCTAATATAAAAAGAAAACATGAAGATGATACTTGGATTAGTCAAGAGTTTATCCAAGCTTACACTAAACTCTTTGAGTTAGGTTATGTATTTTCAATTGAATGTTATTTAGATGATAAATTAGTAGGTGGATTATATGGTCTATTAATAGATGATATTTTCTGTGGTGAAAGTATGTTTGCAAAAGTAAGTGATGCTTCTAAAGTAGCTTTTTATTATTTATGTAAACAAGCAAAAGAAAATGGAATTAAGCTTATTGATTGTCAAGTTTATAATGATCATTTAGCATCTCTTGGGGCAAAAGAAATAAGTAGAAAAGATTTTTTTAATATCTTAAAGGCTTAA
- a CDS encoding PAS domain S-box protein — MKTKHNLKELHNFIELISDLVFVKNFNGQYTHCNKIFLDFFDKKREDVIFKTDYDLFSKENADLFRKSDTEIFKTKEDKFNYKEQIIHKNGITSYFTASKQILYDLNNNEVGLFCIIKDVTIEKEYELIYKDNKLLLEYIAIENNLKKILDKIVLLAEHRNKKSTCSILLLDKEKKHLLTFSAPNLPSFFNIAIHGIKIGEKIGSCGSAAYKKKRVIVENINTHENWQNYLELTKKANLHSCWSEPIISSSNEILGTFAIYNDRPKKPSDFELKFISAYSNLAATAIEKDKNYKIILENEYELSLLFDNAQSGLIYVNNKMEILKVNKRFINIFGYETTKELIGSNILKLHLSKDNYNKIKKNTSLLLKAQETFYIECQFKKKDGTIIYCELSGKTLNKQYVNKLSKGILWTINDITKRKEDLQKVENLNKLATSLTQSQATLLSIFDKGDSVLFKWKNNPTWDVEYVSSSVSKLLGYSKEDFLSKHITYTHCIHKDDIKDVINQANYAKENNLSHFKYEPYRIIDKNNKIKWILEHSVIQRDASNNILYFIGYITDITEQLKQQEIIFQQSKLVSMGEMIGNIAHQWRQPLSIISSIATASKLEKQLNTLDEKVFLKNMEIINTNAQYLSHTIDDFREFIKADRELNDFNLSSTIKSFLNVVETSVTKNTIQVILDLEDDIIMNNYQNDMIQSFINIINNSIDAFLEKNIKERYFFITTKKLGKKIYIKLKDNAGGINKDLLNKVFEPYTTSKHKSKGTGLGLNITYNFIVLGMKGNISVNNTTYIYKNKELLGCEFLVTFDN, encoded by the coding sequence ATGAAAACTAAACACAATCTGAAAGAATTACATAATTTTATTGAACTTATATCAGATTTAGTATTCGTAAAAAATTTCAACGGTCAATATACCCATTGTAATAAGATTTTTTTAGATTTCTTCGATAAAAAAAGAGAAGATGTAATTTTTAAAACAGATTATGATTTATTTTCTAAAGAAAATGCTGATTTATTTAGAAAAAGTGATACTGAAATATTTAAAACAAAAGAAGATAAATTTAATTATAAAGAACAGATTATTCATAAAAATGGAATTACTTCATATTTTACTGCTTCTAAACAGATTCTTTATGACTTAAATAATAATGAAGTTGGATTGTTTTGTATAATAAAAGATGTAACTATTGAAAAAGAATATGAATTAATATATAAAGATAATAAGCTTTTATTAGAATATATTGCTATTGAAAATAATCTAAAAAAAATATTAGATAAAATTGTATTATTAGCAGAACATAGAAATAAAAAGAGTACATGTTCAATACTTTTATTAGATAAAGAAAAAAAACATTTATTAACTTTTTCTGCACCTAATTTACCTTCATTTTTTAATATTGCTATTCATGGTATTAAAATAGGAGAAAAAATAGGTTCTTGTGGAAGTGCTGCATATAAAAAGAAAAGAGTAATTGTTGAAAATATTAATACCCATGAAAACTGGCAGAATTATTTAGAGTTAACAAAGAAAGCTAATCTACACTCATGTTGGTCCGAACCTATAATTTCTTCAAGTAATGAAATACTTGGAACTTTTGCAATATATAATGATAGACCAAAAAAACCTTCTGATTTTGAACTTAAATTTATTTCTGCATATTCTAATCTTGCAGCAACTGCGATTGAAAAAGACAAAAATTACAAAATAATTTTAGAAAATGAATATGAACTATCCTTATTATTTGATAATGCTCAAAGTGGTTTAATTTATGTTAATAATAAAATGGAAATACTAAAAGTAAATAAACGTTTTATAAATATATTTGGTTATGAGACTACAAAAGAGCTAATAGGAAGTAATATTCTTAAATTACACTTGTCAAAAGATAATTATAATAAAATAAAAAAGAATACATCCCTTTTATTAAAAGCTCAAGAAACATTTTATATAGAATGCCAATTTAAGAAAAAAGATGGAACAATTATTTATTGTGAACTTTCAGGGAAAACCTTGAATAAACAGTATGTTAATAAATTATCAAAAGGTATTTTATGGACAATAAATGATATTACAAAGAGAAAAGAAGATTTACAAAAAGTAGAAAATCTAAATAAACTTGCTACATCATTAACACAATCACAAGCAACATTATTGTCAATATTTGATAAAGGTGATTCTGTTCTTTTTAAGTGGAAGAATAATCCTACATGGGATGTTGAATATGTTTCTTCAAGTGTGTCTAAGCTATTAGGATATAGTAAAGAAGACTTTCTTTCAAAACATATTACGTATACTCATTGCATTCATAAAGACGACATAAAAGATGTTATTAATCAAGCTAATTATGCTAAAGAAAATAATTTAAGTCATTTTAAATATGAACCATATAGAATTATTGATAAAAATAATAAAATAAAATGGATTTTAGAACATTCTGTTATACAAAGAGATGCAAGTAATAATATTTTATATTTCATTGGGTATATTACTGATATTACAGAACAACTAAAACAACAAGAAATAATTTTTCAACAATCTAAATTAGTATCAATGGGAGAAATGATTGGTAATATTGCGCATCAATGGAGACAACCTCTATCTATTATTTCTTCTATAGCAACTGCTTCAAAACTTGAAAAACAATTAAACACTTTAGATGAAAAAGTTTTTTTAAAGAATATGGAAATAATAAATACAAATGCACAATATTTATCTCATACAATTGATGATTTTAGAGAATTTATAAAAGCAGATAGAGAATTAAATGATTTTAATCTATCTAGTACAATAAAAAGTTTTTTAAACGTAGTAGAAACTTCAGTTACAAAGAATACAATTCAAGTGATTTTAGATTTAGAAGACGATATTATCATGAATAATTATCAAAATGATATGATTCAATCTTTTATCAATATTATCAATAACTCAATAGATGCATTCTTAGAAAAAAACATTAAAGAGCGATATTTCTTTATAACAACAAAAAAATTAGGCAAAAAAATCTATATTAAACTCAAAGATAATGCAGGAGGGATTAATAAAGATTTACTTAATAAAGTTTTTGAACCATACACAACAAGTAAACATAAAAGTAAAGGAACTGGCTTGGGTCTTAACATTACATACAATTTTATTGTTCTTGGAATGAAAGGAAATATATCAGTAAATAATACTACTTATATTTATAAAAATAAGGAACTTTTAGGTTGTGAATTTTTAGTAACTTTTGATAATTAA
- a CDS encoding SanA/YdcF family protein, with translation MSFAFKLIFLISFTLSAAFCVDEKENPYIFTDIKKVPHKKAALVLGTAKYVSKGKQNYFYTYRIRAAVKLWKAKKIDAIVVSGDKSANYDEVTSMYKDLIKAGVPAKYITKDFAGYRTFDSIIRAKEIFDLDYYIIVSQKFHLNRALYIAHGKGQKAIGFAAYDIKGTEAAKKMQDRESLAQIKAFLDLHILMTKAKVLGKKIKVNYRN, from the coding sequence ATGAGTTTTGCATTTAAATTAATCTTTTTAATTTCTTTTACTTTAAGTGCGGCTTTTTGCGTAGATGAAAAAGAAAATCCATATATTTTTACTGATATAAAAAAAGTTCCACATAAAAAAGCAGCCTTAGTATTGGGAACTGCAAAATATGTATCAAAGGGAAAACAAAACTATTTTTATACCTATCGTATAAGAGCAGCAGTTAAATTATGGAAAGCTAAAAAAATAGATGCTATTGTTGTATCTGGAGATAAAAGTGCTAATTATGATGAAGTCACTTCTATGTATAAAGATTTAATAAAAGCGGGTGTTCCTGCAAAATATATTACAAAAGATTTTGCAGGATATAGAACTTTTGATTCTATTATACGAGCAAAAGAAATTTTTGATTTAGATTATTATATTATTGTATCACAAAAGTTTCATCTAAACCGTGCCTTATATATTGCACATGGGAAAGGTCAAAAAGCCATTGGCTTTGCAGCATATGATATAAAAGGGACAGAAGCTGCAAAGAAAATGCAAGATAGAGAATCTTTAGCACAAATAAAAGCTTTCTTAGATCTTCATATTTTAATGACCAAAGCAAAGGTCTTAGGTAAAAAGATAAAAGTTAATTATCGAAATTAA
- the rlmF gene encoding 23S rRNA (adenine(1618)-N(6))-methyltransferase RlmF yields the protein MAQKENKKGLHKRNPHNNRYDFPELIKSFPQLGDYVFENKHGDLSVDFANAQAVLNLNKALLAHFYGIKEYSIPEGYLCPPIPGRADYIHYIADLLAENTKGVVPRGSKIKGLDIGIGSNCIYPIIGNSVYGWEFVGSDIEQESIESSQNIVNSNASLKGKVECRLQLNHDSIFTGIIKEDDRFDFTLCNPPFHKTQEAAIAGNKRKISNLTKQVVDKASLNFGGKSNELWCKGGEVAFIKAMMRQSKKYAKNCFWFTTIVSKKGNLPYIYDVLDEIKPAEYDTIDMQHGQKISRIVIWTFLTKEEQKEWIKNWDV from the coding sequence ATGGCACAAAAAGAAAATAAAAAAGGCTTACATAAACGTAATCCTCACAACAATAGATATGATTTCCCTGAACTAATTAAAAGTTTTCCACAACTTGGCGATTATGTTTTTGAAAATAAACATGGTGATTTATCAGTCGACTTTGCAAATGCACAAGCTGTTCTTAATTTAAACAAAGCACTTTTAGCTCATTTTTATGGGATTAAAGAATATTCAATTCCAGAAGGTTATCTTTGCCCTCCAATTCCTGGACGAGCTGATTATATTCATTATATTGCTGATTTATTAGCAGAAAATACAAAAGGCGTAGTTCCAAGAGGTTCAAAAATAAAAGGTTTAGATATTGGTATTGGTTCAAACTGTATTTATCCTATTATTGGAAATAGTGTTTATGGTTGGGAGTTTGTAGGTTCTGATATAGAACAAGAATCTATAGAATCATCACAAAATATTGTGAATTCAAATGCTTCTTTAAAAGGAAAAGTTGAGTGTAGATTACAATTAAATCACGATAGTATTTTTACAGGAATTATAAAAGAAGATGATAGATTTGATTTTACATTATGTAATCCTCCTTTTCATAAAACACAAGAAGCAGCAATAGCAGGAAATAAAAGAAAGATTTCAAACCTTACAAAACAAGTTGTTGATAAAGCATCTTTAAACTTTGGTGGTAAAAGTAATGAGTTATGGTGTAAAGGTGGAGAAGTTGCATTTATTAAAGCAATGATGAGACAAAGTAAAAAATATGCTAAAAATTGTTTTTGGTTTACAACTATTGTTTCAAAAAAAGGGAATCTTCCTTATATTTATGATGTTTTAGATGAAATTAAACCAGCAGAATATGACACTATTGATATGCAACATGGACAAAAAATATCTAGAATCGTGATTTGGACTTTTCTTACAAAAGAAGAGCAAAAAGAATGGATAAAAAATTGGGATGTTTAA
- a CDS encoding DUF2062 domain-containing protein has product MPRAKLRKVLPTHEKIKEQKLLKVFGKLLNKREIWSLSRRKILGGVFIGVFVAFIPMPFQMLLVAFLAILFKVNFPVTLPLVWISNPLTMPFIYYFEYEVGNFILNVKDPIEFSFETMNDNISEIALSLYMGTALVSTVLSFGTVFILNLLWIKDVRDRRK; this is encoded by the coding sequence GTGCCAAGAGCAAAATTAAGAAAAGTTTTACCTACACATGAAAAAATAAAAGAGCAAAAACTATTAAAGGTTTTTGGTAAATTGTTAAATAAAAGAGAAATTTGGAGTCTTTCAAGAAGAAAGATTTTAGGTGGTGTTTTTATAGGCGTGTTTGTTGCTTTTATTCCTATGCCTTTTCAAATGCTATTAGTAGCTTTTTTAGCAATACTATTTAAGGTTAATTTTCCAGTAACCCTACCCTTAGTTTGGATTTCTAATCCTTTAACAATGCCTTTTATCTACTATTTTGAGTATGAAGTAGGTAATTTCATTTTAAATGTAAAAGACCCAATAGAATTCAGTTTTGAAACAATGAATGATAATATAAGTGAAATTGCATTATCTTTATATATGGGAACTGCATTAGTTTCAACGGTACTTTCTTTTGGTACTGTATTTATATTAAATCTTTTATGGATAAAAGATGTTAGGGATAGAAGAAAGTAA
- a CDS encoding ATP-dependent DNA helicase codes for MNNITKQNVDLNEEKNTSKLTEHQKEIFNNITGLIDIRIKSILKTENIYDYMISLTGAAGTGKTFLTAQIAKYFRDKKDTDFSFTITAPTHKAVGVISEMLRKNKIQASCKTIHSFLGIKPFRDFDKGIETFKVDKTKKTHDSASILIVDESSMIGSELFEYIKEALEEERVKFVFFIGDPFQLLPVDNSENQIYKLRNKFVLKEVVRQAEDSYIIKIATKLRESIETKNFIPLRQFFSENYHEELTFFNNHRDFLADFYKNEQWYNEDKIIATYKNKDVDSFNNLIRTKFWEQKNVLNPPTFRTGDTLRFKEAYSVNDISLYHNGQIVELQSAILKYHETLDINFWECREVGSLDQQIFRVIEPASIKVFNDKLKLIVSTAKKAQHPSKKELWKTFYSVRDMFADVQYVHASTIHKLQGSTHDVAYIDLFSLSDNRYMSDDEKYRLTYVSITRASEDIKIFMPRFEVTNKKALINVADEFDAIDDLLKNLKI; via the coding sequence ATGAACAATATAACTAAGCAAAATGTAGATTTAAATGAAGAGAAAAACACATCTAAACTAACAGAACACCAAAAAGAAATATTTAACAATATTACAGGTTTAATTGATATAAGAATAAAAAGTATTCTAAAAACAGAAAATATATATGATTATATGATTTCTCTAACAGGAGCTGCTGGGACAGGAAAGACATTTTTAACAGCACAAATTGCTAAATATTTTAGAGATAAAAAAGATACAGATTTTAGCTTTACAATAACTGCACCAACACATAAAGCAGTTGGTGTAATATCAGAGATGTTAAGAAAAAATAAAATACAAGCAAGTTGTAAAACAATACACTCTTTTTTAGGAATAAAACCATTTCGTGATTTTGATAAGGGTATTGAAACTTTTAAAGTAGATAAAACAAAAAAAACTCATGATAGTGCATCTATACTAATAGTAGATGAAAGTTCAATGATTGGATCAGAATTATTTGAATATATAAAAGAAGCTCTAGAAGAAGAAAGAGTAAAATTTGTATTTTTTATAGGTGACCCTTTTCAGTTATTACCTGTAGATAATAGTGAAAATCAAATATATAAATTAAGAAATAAATTTGTTTTAAAAGAAGTTGTAAGACAAGCTGAAGATAGTTATATTATTAAAATAGCTACAAAACTTAGAGAAAGTATAGAAACAAAGAATTTTATTCCTTTAAGACAATTTTTTAGTGAAAATTATCATGAAGAATTAACATTTTTTAATAATCATAGAGATTTTTTGGCAGATTTTTATAAAAATGAACAATGGTATAATGAAGATAAAATTATTGCAACATATAAAAATAAAGATGTAGATTCTTTTAATAATCTAATTAGAACTAAGTTTTGGGAACAAAAAAATGTCTTAAATCCTCCTACATTTCGTACAGGAGATACCCTGCGTTTTAAAGAAGCTTATAGTGTAAATGATATTTCTTTATATCATAATGGACAAATAGTAGAACTACAAAGTGCAATACTTAAATATCACGAAACTTTAGATATAAATTTTTGGGAATGTAGAGAAGTTGGCTCTTTAGATCAACAAATATTTAGAGTAATAGAACCTGCAAGTATAAAAGTTTTTAATGATAAACTAAAATTAATAGTTTCAACAGCTAAAAAAGCTCAACATCCTAGTAAAAAAGAGTTATGGAAAACATTTTATTCAGTAAGAGATATGTTTGCAGATGTTCAATATGTACATGCTTCAACTATTCATAAACTACAAGGAAGTACTCACGATGTTGCATATATTGATCTTTTTTCTTTATCAGATAATAGATATATGAGTGATGATGAAAAATATAGATTAACGTATGTTTCTATTACAAGAGCTAGTGAAGATATAAAAATATTTATGCCTAGATTTGAAGTTACTAATAAAAAAGCATTAATAAATGTTGCGGATGAATTTGATGCTATAGATGATTTATTAAAGAATTTAAAGATTTAG
- a CDS encoding TonB-dependent receptor domain-containing protein, producing the protein MKFKIASSLAALLLSQSSLTANETTTIDDITVSTASGYEQKLADAPASISVVSKADLQKKPYTNLLDAVRDIEGVDIGETRDKSGQGSISIRGMGSDYTLIMIDGKKQNNNGDIYPNSFGGFQSANLPPLEMIERIEIIRGPMSTLYGADAMGGVVNIITKKISKKWTGSFTQSKTFQSDSQFGNDTTSDIAISGPLIENKLGLSLRGSYYDKEESNPETSSGSTFGGSGQTMDNQNWSFGTGLTFTPNDNHTIKVDYDISKQKYDNSEGQIGTIDSYDTIFDTQRVGYDEIQRMEREQYSISHEGNWDLGKSTIGVHHISSENFGRSLPLNASQRQFIANNTNGNGENWQSVDEALQNSEFAALMPRPGRTLKSQNTTYDAKFEMPLDNHLIVVGGQYVEGEMEDGVFGMTANSVTESGITLDYKQWALFAEDTWMTTDDFSFTTGLRYDNHDSFGSNISPRGYAIYSLNENWTFKGGVSTGYKTPKTSDLFDGVTGFGGQGTKPWFGNPDLKPEKSLNKELAAYYTHENGHNFNITLFQNDFRDKIERSDENIDIPEEWADFGVIAGQMQNIGDATIKGIEIAGKYNITNAVSLKGNYTYTDSQRDDTGNPLGSSAEHLYNVIVDWQINPKWNTFIKMSGEKGRWYDDYDDYYDDFQVFNLGGSYKLSKNVTFNGAINNLFDKDFTGTKIYSDDGELVEDYSYNLAQKRREFWLSMNVTF; encoded by the coding sequence ATGAAATTTAAAATTGCAAGTTCTCTTGCTGCACTATTATTATCTCAAAGTTCATTAACTGCGAATGAAACTACTACAATAGATGATATTACAGTAAGTACTGCTTCTGGATATGAACAGAAATTAGCAGATGCACCAGCTAGTATTTCTGTTGTATCAAAAGCTGATTTACAAAAAAAACCATATACAAATTTACTTGATGCTGTAAGAGATATTGAAGGTGTTGATATTGGTGAAACTAGAGATAAATCAGGTCAAGGTAGTATTAGTATAAGAGGTATGGGTTCTGATTATACGCTTATTATGATTGATGGTAAAAAACAAAATAATAATGGTGATATTTATCCAAATAGTTTTGGTGGATTCCAAAGTGCAAACTTACCACCACTTGAAATGATTGAAAGAATTGAGATAATTAGAGGTCCAATGTCTACACTTTATGGTGCAGATGCTATGGGTGGTGTTGTAAATATTATTACAAAAAAGATATCTAAAAAATGGACAGGTTCATTTACTCAAAGTAAAACATTTCAATCAGATAGTCAATTTGGAAATGATACTACAAGTGATATTGCAATTTCAGGTCCACTTATTGAAAATAAATTAGGTTTAAGTTTAAGAGGAAGTTATTACGATAAAGAAGAATCAAATCCTGAAACAAGCAGTGGAAGTACTTTTGGTGGTTCTGGGCAAACTATGGATAATCAAAACTGGTCATTTGGAACAGGTTTAACTTTTACACCAAATGATAATCATACAATTAAAGTTGATTATGATATTTCAAAACAAAAATATGATAATAGTGAAGGACAAATTGGAACAATAGATTCATATGATACTATTTTTGATACACAAAGAGTTGGATATGATGAAATTCAAAGAATGGAAAGGGAACAATATTCAATTTCACATGAAGGAAATTGGGATTTAGGGAAGAGTACAATAGGGGTACATCATATTAGTTCTGAAAACTTTGGAAGAAGTTTACCATTAAATGCATCACAAAGACAATTTATTGCAAATAATACAAATGGAAATGGAGAAAATTGGCAAAGTGTTGATGAAGCACTTCAAAATTCAGAATTTGCTGCACTTATGCCAAGACCAGGGAGAACTTTAAAATCGCAAAATACTACTTATGATGCAAAGTTTGAAATGCCTTTAGATAATCACCTAATTGTTGTTGGTGGACAATATGTAGAGGGTGAAATGGAAGATGGTGTATTTGGAATGACTGCTAATTCTGTTACTGAATCTGGAATTACATTAGATTATAAACAATGGGCTTTATTCGCAGAAGATACGTGGATGACTACTGATGATTTTTCATTTACTACAGGTCTTAGATATGATAATCATGATTCATTTGGAAGTAATATAAGTCCAAGGGGATATGCTATTTATAGTTTAAATGAAAACTGGACTTTTAAAGGTGGAGTTTCTACAGGTTATAAAACACCTAAAACAAGTGATTTATTTGATGGAGTTACAGGTTTTGGTGGACAAGGTACTAAACCTTGGTTTGGAAATCCTGATTTAAAACCAGAAAAAAGTTTAAATAAAGAACTTGCAGCATATTATACTCATGAAAATGGGCATAATTTTAATATAACATTATTCCAAAATGATTTTAGAGATAAAATTGAAAGAAGTGATGAAAATATTGATATTCCAGAAGAATGGGCTGATTTTGGTGTAATTGCTGGACAAATGCAAAATATTGGTGATGCTACAATAAAAGGTATTGAAATTGCAGGGAAGTATAATATTACAAATGCTGTATCACTTAAAGGTAATTATACTTATACAGATTCACAAAGAGATGATACAGGAAATCCTTTGGGATCAAGTGCAGAGCATTTATATAATGTAATAGTTGATTGGCAAATTAATCCTAAATGGAATACATTTATCAAAATGTCTGGTGAAAAAGGTAGATGGTATGATGACTATGATGATTACTACGATGATTTCCAAGTATTTAATTTAGGTGGTTCTTATAAATTATCTAAAAATGTAACTTTTAATGGTGCAATTAACAATTTATTTGATAAAGATTTTACAGGTACTAAAATCTACTCAGATGATGGTGAACTTGTAGAAGATTATTCTTATAACTTAGCTCAAAAAAGAAGAGAATTTTGGTTAAGTATGAATGTAACATTCTAA
- the hemP gene encoding hemin uptake protein HemP encodes MEKKEKKINTEEIFIHSNIITIIHDNQEYQLRITKANKLILTK; translated from the coding sequence ATGGAAAAAAAAGAAAAGAAAATTAATACTGAAGAAATCTTTATTCACTCAAATATTATAACAATAATTCATGATAATCAAGAATATCAATTGAGAATTACAAAAGCGAATAAACTAATCTTAACAAAATAA